The DNA region TAGCCCAGTTTCACAAATGCTTCGGCCATAGCGTCGGCATTCTTCTTAACCTGCACAATGTATTTCATATAGTTTTCGCTCAAAGCCTCACCAAAAGCAACTGCTTTGGCGGCAATGATATGCTCCAACGGACCACCCTGCGTACCCGGGAATACGGCCATATCCAATAATGACGACATCATCCTGATTTCGCCTTTAGGGGTTTTGATACCAAATGGGTTTTCAAAATCTTTACCCATCATGATTAAACCACCACGCGGACCGCGTAAAGTTTTGTGGGTAGTGGTAGTAACAATATGGCAATGCGGCAGCGGATCTGTCAGTAAACCGCGGGCGATTAAACCTGCAGGGTGCGAGATATCGGCCAATACCAGCGCACCAACTTCATCAGCTACCTTGCGGATAAACTCATAATCCCAATCGCGTGAGTAAGCCGACGCGCCTGCAATGATCAGTTTCGGTTTTTCGCGCAGGGCTACTTCTTTTAACTGAGCATAGTCAACCAAACCAGTTTCTTTACTTACACCATAAAAATGAGGTTCATACAATTTACCCGAAAAGTTAACAGGCGAACCGTGTGTTAAGTGACCACCATGTGAAAGGTCAAAACCTAATATTTTATCGCCCGGCTGCAATACAGCAAGCATAACCGCGGCGTTTGCCTGCGCACCAGAATGTGGTTGTACGTTAACCCACTCGGCGTTAAACAATTGCTTGGCACGTTCAATAGCTATGGTTTCAATTTCGTCAACCACCTGGCAGCCGCCGTAATAGCGCTTGC from Mucilaginibacter sp. SJ includes:
- a CDS encoding serine hydroxymethyltransferase, with product MKRDKLIFKLLDEEQQRQEEGIELIASENFVSRQVMEAAGSVATNKYAEGLPGKRYYGGCQVVDEIETIAIERAKQLFNAEWVNVQPHSGAQANAAVMLAVLQPGDKILGFDLSHGGHLTHGSPVNFSGKLYEPHFYGVSKETGLVDYAQLKEVALREKPKLIIAGASAYSRDWDYEFIRKVADEVGALVLADISHPAGLIARGLLTDPLPHCHIVTTTTHKTLRGPRGGLIMMGKDFENPFGIKTPKGEIRMMSSLLDMAVFPGTQGGPLEHIIAAKAVAFGEALSENYMKYIVQVKKNADAMAEAFVKLGYQIISGGTDNHLMLIDLRNKNITGKAAENALVTADITVNKNMVPYDDKSPFVTSGIRVGTAAITTRGMKEKHMEHIVELIDAVISDPENEHSIKKIRKRVHKLMYDFPLYRDKDSE